The following DNA comes from Halorhabdus tiamatea SARL4B.
GGTGGGCGTCGGTCGGTTCCATACCCTCTCTGGGGCCGGCGACGGCTAAAACGTTGGCCGACGACGGGCAACCCGCTCACCGCGCGAACGACGGCCTCACCACCGATGGTGAACGTGGTCGTAGAGGTGCGCCTCGTAGATGTCCCGGACTGCGCCGTGGGTCTCGTGGGAGAGCTCGGGGAAGTCCGCCGCGGCGGCGTTGGCCTCGACGTGGTCGGGTGAGGTCGAACCAGGGATCACCGTCGAAACGGCGTCGTGGTCGAGAATCCACCGGAGCGTGAACTGCGCCATCGACATCTCCTCGGGGACGTACGGCCGCAGGTCGTCGACGGCCTCGAGACCGGCCTCGAAGGGCACGCCGGCGAACGTCTCGCCGCCCGCGCGGCCGATCCCGGCGTCGACGCCACCCTCGGCGGCGCTCCGGCGGTGATCGTCCTCGTCGAAGTCCTCGATCCCGTCGAAGGCGTCGGCGAGCAGCCCGGAAGCCAGCGGGACGCGCGCGATGATGCCGACGTCGTTGGCTTTGGCCCGCTCGAAGAACCGCTCGGCCGGTCGGTGACGGAACGGGTTGAAGATGAGCTGGACCGTCTCGACGACGTCGTACTCGATGGCTTTGTCCGCTTCCTCGACCTTCTCGACGCTGACGCCCGCGTGGGCGATCTCGCCTTCCTCGCGGAGTGCTTCCAGCGTCTCGAACGTGCTGGGATCGTAGAAGGCCTGTGTCTCCGGGCAGTGCAACTGCACGAGGTCGAGCGTCTCGACGCCGAGGCGCTCCTGCGAACCCGCGATGGATTCCCGGAGGCCCGCTTCGGAGTGGCCGCCGTCCTCGTCGGGGGCGGCCTTCGTCGGGACGAAGATTCCATCGCGACCGCGTTCATCGAGCACCTCCCCGATGAGGCGCTCGGCGCGGCCGCCACCGTAAACTTCGGCGGTGTCGATCAGATTGACGTCCGCGTCCAGCGCGGTTCGAATCGCTTCTTTTGCCTGTTCGTCGCTGACGTCGCTCCAGACGGGACCGACGTTCCACGTGCCGAGACCGACCGCCGAGACGTCGATTTGGGTCGATCCGAAAGTTCGGTACTCCATAGCGTCACAGACGACGGCCGGGGCGAAAAACCCCGGGATTGAGCGGTGACCAGATTCGCCCATGACGGCTGAATAGTGCTATTCCGTCGTCTACAGCTCGAAAGGGGCCGCTCACTCGACCTGGCCCGGACGAAGCAAGGACCCGAACGAAGTGAGGGCCGCAGCGAGCGCGTGGCCGAGCAGAGCGAGGCCACGTCTACTCGAACGGGGAGCGAAGCGACCCGTGAGAGTCCCGGACAGTCGAGCGAGCGGGGCTTTCTTGCTGTTCGCAACTGTGCTTCCAACGCAGCCTACATCCCAACAAACAATCTCAACGCGAACGGTTCCCATGACGGGATCGATTTGCCTTTAATCCCGGCGGCGGTGTGATCAGGTATGACAGACGCCGAGGACCGCGACCCGCCGACGTACGAGCGATTCGGCGAGGTGGCCGATCAGTACGACCCCGACAGCGTCCGTGATCGGGTGTTCGCCCACTGGGACGCCGTCAACGCCTACGAGCAGACCAAAGAACACCGCGCCGATGGTGAGGACTTCTTCTTCGTCGACGGGCCGCCCTACACCTCCGGGGCGGCCCACATGGGCACCACCTGGAACAAGACACTGAAGGACGCCTATATCCGGTACCTCCGCATGCAGGGCTACGACGTGACTGACCGGCCGGGCTACGACATGCACGGCCTGCCCATCGAGACGAAAGTCGAGGAGAAACTCGACTTCGAGAACAAAAAGGACATTCGGGAGTTCGGCGAGGAGAACTTCATCGACGAGTGCAAGGCCTTCGCCGAGGAGCAACTCGAGGGCCTGCAGGAAGACTTCAAGTCCTTCGGCGTCTGGATGGACTGGGACGACCCGTACAAGACGGTCAGCCCCGAGTACATGGAGGCCGCCTGGTGGGGTTTCGAGCAAGCCCACGAGAAGGGACTGGTCGAGCAGGGCAAGCGCTCGATCTCACAGTGTCCCCGGTGTGAGACCGCCATCGCCAATAACGAGGTCGAGTACGAGGACGTCTCCGACCCGTCGATCTACGTCAAATTCGACCTCACCGATCGCGAAGGAAGCCTCGTCATCTGGACGACGACACCCTGGACGATCCCCGCCAACACCTTCGTCGCCGTCGACGAGGGCCTGACCTACCAGGGCGTCCGGGCCGAGAAGGACGGTGAAACGGAAGTCCTGTGGATCGCCGAGTCCTGCGTCGAGGACGTCCTCTCGAAGGGGCGGTACGACGACTACGAGGTCGTCGACGAGGCGACCGGCGAGGAGATGGTCGGCTGGGAATACGAGCACCCACTTCGCGAGGAAGTCCCGGACGCGCCCGAGGGCGAGGACGCGCTACAGGTCTACACCGCCGACTACGTCGAGGCCGACCGGACCGGCCTGGTCCACTCCGCGCCGGGACACGGTGAGGAGGACTTCGAGCGCGGCCAGGAGTTGGGGCTGGACGTCTTCTGTCCGGTCGGCGGCGACGGTGTCTACGACGAGGCGGCCGGGAAGTACGCCGGCGAGTTCGTCAAGGACGCCGACACAGCGATCATGGACGACCTCGACGCGAACGGCAACCTCCTCTCGCGCGGAACGACCCACCACAGCTACGGCCACTGCTGGCGCTGCGATACGGGCATCATCCAGATCGTCACCGACCAGTGGTTCATCACAGTCACCGACATCAAAGACGAGATGCTCGAGAACATCGCGGACAGCGAGTGGCACCCCGACTGGGCGCGGGACAACCGCTTCCGTGATTTCGTCGAGGAGGCCCCTGACTGGAACGTCTCCCGGCAGCGCTACTGGGGGATTCCGATCCCGATCTGGACGGCTGAGGACTGGGACGGATCCATGGACGACGCCATCGTGATCGGCGACCGGGAGGAACTCGCCGAGCGCGTGGATCAGGACGTCGATCCGGAAAACGTCGACCTCCACAAGGGGACCGTCGACGACCTGACGATCACCGAAGACGGCCGGACCTACGAGCGCGTGCCGGACGTCTTCGACGTCTGGCTCGACTCCTCGGTCGCCTCGTGGGGCACCCTCGACTACCCCGAAAACGAGGCGGACTTCGAGGAGTTGTGGCCGGCGGACCTCATCATGGAAGCCCACGACCAGACGCGCGGGTGGTTCTGGTCCCAGTTAGGGATGGGAACCGCGGCGGTCGGCGAGATCCCCTACGACGAGGTGCTGATGCACGGCTACGCCCTGATGCCCGACGGCCGCGGGATGTCCAAGTCCAAGGGCATCACCGTCGAGCCACAGGAAGCGATCTCCGAGGGCGGCGCGGACCCGATGCGGGCGTTCCTCCTCTCTCAGAACCCCCAGGGCGAGGACATGCGCTTCTCCTGGGACGGGATGGACTCGATGGGGCGCAACCTCAACATCCTCTGGAACGTCTTCCGGTTCCCGCTGCCGTACATGCGGATGGACGGGTTCAGCCCCGATGAAACGACCGTCGCTGACGTCGACCTCGAAGAAATCGACGAGTGGGTGCTCTCCCGGCTCCAGACCGTCGAGGCCGAGATGGGCGCACACTTCGAGGACCGCCGCCAGGACCGCGCCATCCAGGCGCTGATGGACTTCGTCGTCGAGGACGTCTCCCGCTTTTACGTCCAGGCCGTCCGCGATCGCGTCTGGGCGGAGGGCGAGGACGGCTCGAAGTCGGCCGCCTACGCCACGCTCTATCGCGTTCTCGAGGAGACCGTCGCGCTGCTGGCACCCTTTACGCCCTTCATCGCCGAGGAGATCTACCAGTACCTCACCGGCGACGCCGGCTTCGACACCGTCCACATGTGCGACTGGCCCGAGCCCGACGGGAACCTGCGTGACGTCAGCCTCGAGAACGAGATTTCGGTCGTCCGGGCCGCCGAAGAGGCCGGCTCGAACGCTCGCCAGCAGGCCGAGCGCAAGCTCCGGTGGCCGGTCAAGCGCGTCGTCGTCGACGTCGACGACCAGGAGGTCGGCGGGTCGATAGAGTTGCAGGCCGACCTGCTGGCCGACCGCCTGAACGCCCGCGAGATCGAGGTCGTCGATCCCGAGGAGGCGTGGGGTGAACTCACCTACAGCGCCGAGGCCGACATGAGCAAACTCGGCCCGGCCTTCGGCGACGAGGCGGGAGCCATCATGAACGCTCTCAACGACGCCAGCGTCGCCGAGCCGTCGATCGAAGCCCTCGAATCGGCCGTCGCGAACGAGCTGGGTCGGGGCGTCGACCTCACGGCGGAGATGGTCGAGTTCGTCCGCAACACGCCCACGGGCGTCGCGAGCACGGAGTTCGAAGCCTTAGAGGGTGGCGGCGTGGTCTACGTCGATACGACCCTCACCGAGGACATCGAGAGCGAGGGCTATGCCCGCGAGGTCGTCCGGCGCGTTCAGGAGATGCGCAAGGACCTCGATCTGGCGATGGACGCCCGGATCCGCGTCGAGTACGAGATCGAAGACGATCGCGTCGAAGGGCTGGTCGAAGAACGCGAGGGTCTGATCGCCGAGGAAGTCCGGGCCGATTCGTTCGGCAAGGTCGAGGACGGCTACCGCAAGGAATGGGAAGTAGAAGGCGTCAAAGCGGAGATTGCGGTCGAAGAAGTCTAATCACCCAGTTCTGTAAACAATTCCTCAGTTCGTGTCTCCGAAATTCAGTACCTTGCAACCGAGACGCCGTCGACGGGCCGGTCGTGACGACGACCGATGTCGGGGACGTCCTCGGGATCACGACCGAGGCCGCCCGCGGAAAGCTCAACGAGCTCGTCGGCAACGGTATCCTCCGGCGACGCAAGACCGGACGGACGGTCGTCTACTGGGAGACTAAAGAGCGGGACAGCGACGACTGAACGGACGGCGACTCCGCGTAGGACCAATAGCACCAGGCGTCAGCTGTCAGTCGGATCCAGCGGCGGACACGCGCTGTCCTCGA
Coding sequences within:
- a CDS encoding aldo/keto reductase — encoded protein: MEYRTFGSTQIDVSAVGLGTWNVGPVWSDVSDEQAKEAIRTALDADVNLIDTAEVYGGGRAERLIGEVLDERGRDGIFVPTKAAPDEDGGHSEAGLRESIAGSQERLGVETLDLVQLHCPETQAFYDPSTFETLEALREEGEIAHAGVSVEKVEEADKAIEYDVVETVQLIFNPFRHRPAERFFERAKANDVGIIARVPLASGLLADAFDGIEDFDEDDHRRSAAEGGVDAGIGRAGGETFAGVPFEAGLEAVDDLRPYVPEEMSMAQFTLRWILDHDAVSTVIPGSTSPDHVEANAAAADFPELSHETHGAVRDIYEAHLYDHVHHRW
- the ileS gene encoding isoleucine--tRNA ligase, with protein sequence MTDAEDRDPPTYERFGEVADQYDPDSVRDRVFAHWDAVNAYEQTKEHRADGEDFFFVDGPPYTSGAAHMGTTWNKTLKDAYIRYLRMQGYDVTDRPGYDMHGLPIETKVEEKLDFENKKDIREFGEENFIDECKAFAEEQLEGLQEDFKSFGVWMDWDDPYKTVSPEYMEAAWWGFEQAHEKGLVEQGKRSISQCPRCETAIANNEVEYEDVSDPSIYVKFDLTDREGSLVIWTTTPWTIPANTFVAVDEGLTYQGVRAEKDGETEVLWIAESCVEDVLSKGRYDDYEVVDEATGEEMVGWEYEHPLREEVPDAPEGEDALQVYTADYVEADRTGLVHSAPGHGEEDFERGQELGLDVFCPVGGDGVYDEAAGKYAGEFVKDADTAIMDDLDANGNLLSRGTTHHSYGHCWRCDTGIIQIVTDQWFITVTDIKDEMLENIADSEWHPDWARDNRFRDFVEEAPDWNVSRQRYWGIPIPIWTAEDWDGSMDDAIVIGDREELAERVDQDVDPENVDLHKGTVDDLTITEDGRTYERVPDVFDVWLDSSVASWGTLDYPENEADFEELWPADLIMEAHDQTRGWFWSQLGMGTAAVGEIPYDEVLMHGYALMPDGRGMSKSKGITVEPQEAISEGGADPMRAFLLSQNPQGEDMRFSWDGMDSMGRNLNILWNVFRFPLPYMRMDGFSPDETTVADVDLEEIDEWVLSRLQTVEAEMGAHFEDRRQDRAIQALMDFVVEDVSRFYVQAVRDRVWAEGEDGSKSAAYATLYRVLEETVALLAPFTPFIAEEIYQYLTGDAGFDTVHMCDWPEPDGNLRDVSLENEISVVRAAEEAGSNARQQAERKLRWPVKRVVVDVDDQEVGGSIELQADLLADRLNAREIEVVDPEEAWGELTYSAEADMSKLGPAFGDEAGAIMNALNDASVAEPSIEALESAVANELGRGVDLTAEMVEFVRNTPTGVASTEFEALEGGGVVYVDTTLTEDIESEGYAREVVRRVQEMRKDLDLAMDARIRVEYEIEDDRVEGLVEEREGLIAEEVRADSFGKVEDGYRKEWEVEGVKAEIAVEEV